TCGCCACCCGCGACGCCGAACAGATGGGCAGGCTGCACAACTGGCTCGGCCTTGAGGTCGGTCTGATCGTGCCGGGGCGCCCGGATCCCGAGTACAAGCGCCGTCAGTACGCGTGCGACGTGACCTACGGAACGAACAATGAGTTCGGCTTCGACTACCTGCGCGACAACATGGCGATGAGTCGTGAGACCCAGGTACAGCGCGGCCACGTCTACGCCATCGTCGACGAGGTCGACTCGATCCTCATCGACGAGGCCCGTACGCCGCTTATTATCTCGGGGCAACTCGACGGCACCGCGAAGCTCTACACGCGTTTTGCAACGATCGCCCGGGCGCTCAAGCGCGACGTCGACTACGAGGTCGACGAGGAAAAGCGCACGGTGTCACCCCTCGACTCGGGTATCGAGAAGGTGGAAAAGGCTCTCGGCCTCGAGAACATGTACGACGACGTGAGTTCGAACTTCGCTCACCAGCTCACCGTCGCACTGAAGGCCAAAGAGCTGTTCCACCGCGACAAGGACTACCTGATCGCCGATGGCGAGGTGAAGATCGTCGACGAATTCACCGGTCGTGTGCTCGAGGGTCGTCGTTGGTCCGAGGGCATCCACCAGGCTGTTGAGGCCAAGGAGAACGTGCGGATCAAAGAGGAGAGCCAGACCCTCGCGACGGTCACCTTGCAGAACTACTTCCGCCTCTACGACAAGCTCGCGGGGATGACCGGTACGGCTCAAACCGAGGCCGCCGAGCTCATGACCACCTACGACCTGCAGGTCGTCAGTATCCCGACGCACCGTGGCGTGGTGCGCCTCGATCAGTCGGATCTCATCTACAAGTCCGAGGACGCCAAGTTCGACGCCGTCGCCAACGACATCGAGGAGCGGGTCGAACGGGGTCAGCCGGTGCTGGTCGGCACGATCTCGGTCGAGAAGTCAGAGAAGTTGAGCCGGATCCTCGACAAGCGGGGAGTGCCACACGAGGTCCTCAACGCCAAGCAGCATTTCCGCGAGGCCGATGTCGTCGCTCAGGCCGGGCAATCGGGCAAGGTCACCGTAGCGACGAACATGGCCGGCCGCGGCGTCGACATCCTGCTTGGCGGGTACCCCGACGGACTCGCTCACCGCGAGTGCATCGCCCAGGGGCTTGAAGAGGGGACCGAAGAGTGGGAGGCCGCCTACGACACGGCGCTCGCCACCTTCAGAGCGCAGTGCAAGGCCGATGGCGACAAGGTTCGCGAGGCCGGCGGGCTGTATGTGCTCGGTACCGAACGCCACGAGTCGCGGCGAATCGACAACCAGCTCCGCGGTCGATCCGGCCGTCAGGGCGACCCGGGGGAGAGCCGCTTCTACCTGTCCCTCGACGACGAGTTGATGCGCATTTTCGCGACCGGGGCTATCTCGATGGTGATGGGCAAGAACTGGCCCGATGACCAACACATCGAGCACCGGATGGTGACCAAGGCGATCGAGCGTGCGCAAAACACCGTCGAACAGCGCAATGCCGAGATTCGCAAGAACGTGCTCAAGTACGACGAGGTGATGAACGAGCAGCGCAAGGTGATCTACCAGCGCCGCGACCTCGTCCTCGACGGCGAGGACCTGTCGGAGCTGGCGATGAGCAGCCTCGCCGAGGTCGTCGATTCCACGATCTCCAGCTATTGCGTGTCCAACTTCAAGGAGGAGTGGGACATCGAAGCGCTCCACAACGAGTTGAACACGTATTGGCCGGTGTCGGTCAGCGAGGCAACGGCCGAGGAGGTCGCCTCGACCGATGAGCTCTACGAGTTCTACATGCACGACGCCCGTGATCATTATGCGGCCCGTGAGGATGAGCTCGGCACCGACCGGATGCGTGACGTCGAACGTCAGGTGATGTTGCGCATCATCGATCAACGTTGGCGCGAGCACCTGCGCGAGATGGACTACCTCCAGGATGGCATCGGGTTGCGGGCCATGGGTCAGAAGGATCCGCTCACCGAGTGGCGTCGCGAGGGCTTCGACATGTTCGAACAGCTCATGGATACCGTGAGCAAGGATTTCGTGCGCTACATCATGCACATCCAACTGGTGCAACAGCCGCCGGAGCCCGAACCGACCAACGTCGAATACACGGCGCCCGACGAGCAGGCCGCCGATGGCGCCGATTCCATCAAGGCGGTGGCCCGCGAGCGTGCCTCGGAGGAGGGACGCGAGGATCCGGCGGACTCCGGGTCTTCGGAGGAGGCACAGCGACCCGTGGTGAAGGACGGCGAGTTCGACAACGTCGGTCGCAACGAACCGTGCCCCTGCGGCTCGGGCAAGAAGTTCAAGGTGTGCCACGGCAGGTAGCCTCGGGCCGTCATGCAAGATTTTTCGAACGCCTTGTCCGATCTGACGCGCCGCCTCGGGGATGCCGAGCAGTATCTGCGCGTTGCCGAGCTGCGGGCGAGGCGCCCTCAGCTCGAAACCGAGTTGGCGCGCCCCGATCTGTGGGACGACCAGGACGCGGCACAGAAGATCCAACGCGAGTTCGCCTCGATCAGCGACGACCTCGCGGTCTATGCGCGACTCGAGGGCGATATCGACGATGCCGCGACCCTTGCGGAGCTCGCCCGCGAGGAGGGCGACGAGTCGCTCGAACCCGAGATCAACGCGGCGGTCGATTCGTTGTCCGCTCAGTTCGACGACTTGGAGCTTCGGGCGCTGTTCACCGGTGAATACGACGAGAACGACGCCATCGTGGAGTTCAACTCGGGGGCCGGCGGGGTGGATGCCCAGGACTGGTGCGAGATGCTGATGCGCATGTACCTGCGCTGGGCAGAAAAGCGCGGCTTCGACGTGACGATCGATTCGGCTTCTCCGGGTACCGAGGCCGGGGTGAGCTCGGCGACGTTCGAGATCAAGGGCCGTTACGCCTACGGGTATCTGCGTTCAGAACACGGGGTGCATCGCCTCGTGCGGATCTCGCCGTTCGACAATGCGGCACGTCGTCAGACGAGCTTCACGTCGGTGAAGATCACGCCGTTCATCGAAGACACCTCCTCGGAGGTGCAGATCGACGAAAAGGACCTGCGCATCGACGTGTACCGCAGCTCCGGTGCCGGCGGTCAGCACGTCAACGTGACCGACTCGGCGGTGCGCATCACCCACCTGCCCACCGGCATCGTGGTGAGTTGTCAGAACGAACGCAGCCAGCTCCAGAACAAGGACCAGGCGATGCGGGTGTTGAAAGCGAAGCTGCTCGACCTCGAACGTCAACAGCGCGAGGCGAAGATTGCCGAGATCACCGGCGACCAGCTCGACGCAAACTTCGGAAGCCAGATCCGCAGCTATGTGTTGCACCCGTATCAGCAGGTCAAGGATCTTCGCAGCAACGTCGAAATCGGCAACGTCGACGGCGTCCTCGACGGCGACCTCGACGCCCTGATGGAGGGCTACCTGCGGTGGGAGCGCGCTGGCGGCGTGTCCTAGACGGGTGCTGTGGCGTTCGGCCGCGGCGATCCCAGTCTGAATTGCTCTCAGCGCGTGCCCCGGCTGCCACGAGCGGTGCCGGTAGGATCTTGTCGCTTCGCGTGGGAGCGTCGCACTGTCCCCAACGAATTGATGTAGCGCGTGATCAAACTCGAGAACGTCAAAAAGGTCTACAAGAACGACCACGTCGCGTTGCGCAACGCGAACGTCGACATCCAAAAAGGCGAGTTCGTTTTCCTGGTCGGGCCGTCGGGCTCGGGTAAGTCGACGTTCATTCGGTTGCTCAACCGGGAGGAACTGCCGAGCGAGGGCAAGGTGTGGGTCGCCGGCAAGGACATCGCCAGCCTGCCGACCTGGAAGGTGCCGTACCTGCGTCGAAACATCGGCTACATCTTCCAGGACTTCAAACTGCTGCCGAACAAGACGGTCGAGGAGAACGTCGCGTTTGCGCTCGAGGCGATCGGCCGGCCGCGTCAACAGATCAAGACCCAGGTGCCGGCCATCCTCGAACTCGTCGGCCTGGCTCACAAGGCGAAAAACCGCCCGTCGGAGCTGTCCGGTGGTGAGCAGCAGCGTGTGTCGATCGCCCGGGCGTTCGTGAACCGTCCGCTGATCCTGCTGGCCGACGAGCCGACAGGCAACCTCGACCCGAACACCACGATCGGCATCATGAAACTGCTCGACCGGATCAACAAAACCGGCACCACGGTGGTGATGGCGACCCACGACCGGGGCATCGTCGATGTGATGCGGCGCCGCGTGATCGAGTTGGAGGGCGGCCAGATCGTTCGTGACCAAGCCCGAGGGGTGTACGAGTAAATGGCGATTCGCCTCGACTATCTCGCCCGGGAGACCGGGACCAATCTCGTCCGCAACTGGTTGTTGTCGATCGCGACCGTGCTCATCGTGGCGGTGTCGTTGACGATGCTGGGCATCACGGTGCTGTTGGGGTACTACGGCCTCGACAACGCGTTCGTGCGGTTCAACAACGACGTGTCGTTCATCGTCTACATGGAACACGACGCAACCCAGGATCAGATCGACGCCATCGGCACCGAACTCGACCAGAGCCCGCAGGTCGACTCCTATGAGTACTACGACCATGCGAAGAGCTACGAGCTCTTCAAGAAGATCTTCTCCGAGGACGAGTCGACCCTTCAGAACAACATCTCGGCCGAAGACCTGCCGACCTCCTACATGGTGAAGCCGAAGAATCCTGACGCCGCGGTGGTGAAGGAACTCGCCGACACCTACGCCCCCGAACCGGGGGTCTACAAGGTCGACTTCCCCTCCGATGAGGTGCGTGCGATCCAAAACGTCGCCCTCAAGATCCGTAACTGGATGCTGCTTGCGGTCATCGCGTTGTTGGCGGCGTCGGTCGTGTTGATCTTCATCGCCATTCAGACGGCGGTGTTCAGCCGGCGCCGCGAAATCGAGGTCATGCGCCTCGTCGGGGCGACGAACTGGTTCATCCGAATACCGTTCCTCATCGAGGGGCT
This window of the Microthrixaceae bacterium genome carries:
- a CDS encoding ABC transporter permease — its product is MAIRLDYLARETGTNLVRNWLLSIATVLIVAVSLTMLGITVLLGYYGLDNAFVRFNNDVSFIVYMEHDATQDQIDAIGTELDQSPQVDSYEYYDHAKSYELFKKIFSEDESTLQNNISAEDLPTSYMVKPKNPDAAVVKELADTYAPEPGVYKVDFPSDEVRAIQNVALKIRNWMLLAVIALLAASVVLIFIAIQTAVFSRRREIEVMRLVGATNWFIRIPFLIEGLIQGLVGALIAVAAAWLMGLGWRGTGDSMESDSILSKFVWTSSQQTGTFLFILVVGVVVGVVGAFVSTMWYLRENQN
- the ftsE gene encoding cell division ATP-binding protein FtsE, which encodes MIKLENVKKVYKNDHVALRNANVDIQKGEFVFLVGPSGSGKSTFIRLLNREELPSEGKVWVAGKDIASLPTWKVPYLRRNIGYIFQDFKLLPNKTVEENVAFALEAIGRPRQQIKTQVPAILELVGLAHKAKNRPSELSGGEQQRVSIARAFVNRPLILLADEPTGNLDPNTTIGIMKLLDRINKTGTTVVMATHDRGIVDVMRRRVIELEGGQIVRDQARGVYE
- the prfB gene encoding peptide chain release factor 2; this encodes MQDFSNALSDLTRRLGDAEQYLRVAELRARRPQLETELARPDLWDDQDAAQKIQREFASISDDLAVYARLEGDIDDAATLAELAREEGDESLEPEINAAVDSLSAQFDDLELRALFTGEYDENDAIVEFNSGAGGVDAQDWCEMLMRMYLRWAEKRGFDVTIDSASPGTEAGVSSATFEIKGRYAYGYLRSEHGVHRLVRISPFDNAARRQTSFTSVKITPFIEDTSSEVQIDEKDLRIDVYRSSGAGGQHVNVTDSAVRITHLPTGIVVSCQNERSQLQNKDQAMRVLKAKLLDLERQQREAKIAEITGDQLDANFGSQIRSYVLHPYQQVKDLRSNVEIGNVDGVLDGDLDALMEGYLRWERAGGVS
- the secA gene encoding preprotein translocase subunit SecA, whose amino-acid sequence is MGMFDRILRGGDRKNVRVLADLVPDIGVLEPEMQSLSDDDLRHKTVQFRERLERGEPLDDLLFEAFAVTREAAVRVLGQRHYDVQLMGGAGLHFGWVSEMKTGEGKTLVSTLPVYLNGLTGKGVHVITVNDYLATRDAEQMGRLHNWLGLEVGLIVPGRPDPEYKRRQYACDVTYGTNNEFGFDYLRDNMAMSRETQVQRGHVYAIVDEVDSILIDEARTPLIISGQLDGTAKLYTRFATIARALKRDVDYEVDEEKRTVSPLDSGIEKVEKALGLENMYDDVSSNFAHQLTVALKAKELFHRDKDYLIADGEVKIVDEFTGRVLEGRRWSEGIHQAVEAKENVRIKEESQTLATVTLQNYFRLYDKLAGMTGTAQTEAAELMTTYDLQVVSIPTHRGVVRLDQSDLIYKSEDAKFDAVANDIEERVERGQPVLVGTISVEKSEKLSRILDKRGVPHEVLNAKQHFREADVVAQAGQSGKVTVATNMAGRGVDILLGGYPDGLAHRECIAQGLEEGTEEWEAAYDTALATFRAQCKADGDKVREAGGLYVLGTERHESRRIDNQLRGRSGRQGDPGESRFYLSLDDELMRIFATGAISMVMGKNWPDDQHIEHRMVTKAIERAQNTVEQRNAEIRKNVLKYDEVMNEQRKVIYQRRDLVLDGEDLSELAMSSLAEVVDSTISSYCVSNFKEEWDIEALHNELNTYWPVSVSEATAEEVASTDELYEFYMHDARDHYAAREDELGTDRMRDVERQVMLRIIDQRWREHLREMDYLQDGIGLRAMGQKDPLTEWRREGFDMFEQLMDTVSKDFVRYIMHIQLVQQPPEPEPTNVEYTAPDEQAADGADSIKAVARERASEEGREDPADSGSSEEAQRPVVKDGEFDNVGRNEPCPCGSGKKFKVCHGR